One part of the Elusimicrobiaceae bacterium genome encodes these proteins:
- a CDS encoding DedA family protein has protein sequence MAQLHELIILFFVAVFSASVLPSQAELVLFAFLAIGKESALLLIVAATAGNTLGSLANYYLGRSILHWQDRKWFPFKPKYMRKPRALFEKHGHITLLLAGVPFIGNPITVTAGMLQVPLCIFIPLVAAGKGLRYILVWLIYVGMR, from the coding sequence ATGGCCCAATTACATGAACTAATCATTTTATTTTTTGTGGCGGTATTTTCAGCCTCTGTGTTGCCATCGCAGGCGGAACTGGTTTTATTTGCCTTTTTGGCCATTGGCAAAGAAAGTGCTCTGCTACTCATCGTAGCCGCCACCGCCGGCAATACATTGGGAAGTTTAGCCAACTATTACCTCGGACGTTCTATTCTGCACTGGCAGGATAGGAAATGGTTTCCCTTTAAGCCAAAATACATGCGTAAGCCACGCGCACTCTTTGAAAAACACGGACATATTACTTTACTACTGGCCGGGGTACCGTTTATCGGCAATCCCATTACCGTGACTGCGGGCATGTTGCAAGTGCCCCTGTGCATCTTTATTCCCTTGGTAGCGGCGGGAAAAGGCTTGCGCTACATACTGGTATGGTTGATTTATGTGGGAATGCGCTGA
- a CDS encoding competence/damage-inducible protein A has protein sequence MKAIVITIGDEILLGQILNTNSRFITDQLARIGVDTLRTESISDKPSAIVESLDQALHQADVVVITGGLGPTKDDVTKKTLADYFHTKLVFNQAAYKRVEEFLSHYPRAQMNEYNKSQAYLPEKCEVLPNPKGTASGMWFEQDGKIVVSIPGVPFEAEYLVEREILPRLTARLGADLVRYNMWTVLQIPEAELALHLRSFEENLPSEVGLAYLPSPGYVRLRLTAKGEQAAEQLTIFSKQLETSLQGYTVLAGEEPVEDLLLQTLAQAGVSVACAESCTGGNIARLITRRPGASNYFLGGVVAYSNELKNKGLGVSATDLEHYGAVSEPVAKQMAQGVKRLTGADWAVATTGIAGPTGGSAQKPVGTVWIAVSGPHGTQAQEFHFSATRERNIAKASLQALQWLVESIQMDMKKGQKDSELLTYVMENEEVLSVCLDDLDRTYDVAPSTIGLDYNEICNK, from the coding sequence ATGAAAGCCATTGTAATTACGATTGGGGATGAAATCCTGCTGGGACAAATTTTAAATACTAATTCCCGTTTTATTACGGACCAACTGGCCCGCATCGGAGTGGATACCCTGCGTACAGAGAGTATTTCCGATAAGCCGTCTGCCATTGTTGAGTCTTTGGATCAGGCGTTGCATCAGGCCGATGTAGTAGTGATAACCGGCGGTTTGGGCCCTACCAAAGACGACGTGACCAAAAAAACATTAGCTGATTATTTCCATACGAAACTGGTATTTAATCAAGCAGCCTATAAGCGCGTGGAGGAGTTTTTATCGCATTATCCGCGTGCACAAATGAATGAATATAACAAGAGTCAAGCGTATTTGCCGGAAAAGTGTGAAGTATTGCCCAACCCCAAGGGGACAGCCAGCGGCATGTGGTTTGAGCAGGACGGGAAAATTGTTGTTTCTATTCCCGGCGTTCCCTTTGAGGCAGAGTATTTGGTGGAGCGAGAAATCCTTCCCCGTTTAACGGCGCGCTTGGGGGCTGATTTGGTAAGGTACAATATGTGGACGGTGTTGCAAATACCGGAGGCGGAACTGGCCTTGCATTTGCGTTCTTTTGAGGAAAATTTACCGTCTGAAGTAGGGCTGGCTTATTTGCCCTCGCCCGGTTATGTACGGCTGCGCTTAACAGCCAAAGGGGAACAGGCGGCCGAGCAGTTGACTATTTTCAGTAAACAATTAGAAACCTCTTTGCAGGGATATACAGTTTTAGCCGGTGAAGAGCCCGTGGAAGATCTTTTACTACAAACTCTAGCACAAGCCGGCGTGAGTGTTGCTTGCGCCGAAAGTTGCACCGGAGGAAATATCGCTCGTTTAATTACCCGCCGTCCCGGTGCGTCGAATTATTTTTTAGGCGGAGTGGTGGCTTATTCTAATGAACTGAAAAACAAGGGACTGGGAGTGAGCGCAACAGATTTAGAACACTACGGGGCCGTGAGCGAGCCCGTCGCCAAACAAATGGCGCAAGGAGTGAAACGTTTAACGGGAGCCGATTGGGCCGTGGCCACTACGGGCATTGCAGGCCCTACGGGCGGAAGTGCACAAAAACCGGTCGGTACGGTATGGATTGCAGTGTCAGGGCCCCACGGAACACAAGCCCAAGAATTTCATTTCTCCGCTACACGGGAACGAAATATAGCCAAAGCATCATTACAAGCATTACAGTGGTTGGTGGAAAGTATTCAGATGGACATGAAAAAGGGTCAAAAGGATTCGGAACTGCTAACCTATGTAATGGAAAACGAGGAAGTTCTTTCCGTCTGTTTGGACGACCTAGACCGTACTTATGATGTCGCTCCAAGTACAATAGGTTTGGATTATAATGAAATCTGTAATAAGTGA